One genomic window of Deltaproteobacteria bacterium includes the following:
- a CDS encoding pyrroloquinoline quinone-dependent dehydrogenase gives MFAILALVAARAAAQAAPSDWPVYAGNEAGHRYSPLAEIHRGNVAQLVEAWRIRTGDLDAVPPPPGHMAFQATPILVDGLLVLPTPLGRVLALDPASGAERWRFDATGTERRYPEFTSRGVASWQDAEAKPGAPCRRRIFAATFESRLFSLDVATGKRCADFGRDGEVSLREGVGALHDWDYTITSPPLVAGDRVVVGSAMSDNQRVDMPRGIVRAYDARSGRLLWAWDPIPRSGEDPAFREWKSEQAARVGAANAWSILSYDAERELVFVPTSSPSPDYFGGERVGDNRHANSVVALRAKSGELAWQFQVVHHDLWDYDVPAQPVLTEILHEGRLVPVVVQATKMGFLFVLHRDTGVPVFPVEERPVPPSDVPGEVVSPTQPFPTVYPNLVPTTLSPDDAWGLTPLDRESCREKIAALRNEGIYTPPSLRGTLMFPGNAGGTNWGSVAIEPSRRIAIVNQTVLAYAVQLIPREKFEAEKAEAGRGLLGLREFAPQAGTPYGLRREPLVSPVYLPCNPPPWGTLAAVSLDTGKLLWQVPLGTVPDQLRIPIPIDMGLPNLGGPLVTAGGLAFISAAMDGILRAVDLDTGAELWSDRLPAGGNANPMTYRAADGRQYVLIAAGGHGKLGTRRGDWVVAYALPRPG, from the coding sequence ATGTTTGCGATTCTCGCGCTCGTCGCGGCGCGCGCGGCCGCGCAGGCCGCGCCGTCAGACTGGCCGGTCTACGCCGGAAACGAAGCGGGGCACCGCTACTCGCCGCTCGCCGAGATCCACCGCGGCAACGTCGCGCAGCTTGTCGAGGCGTGGCGCATCCGCACCGGCGATCTCGACGCGGTGCCGCCGCCGCCGGGCCACATGGCGTTCCAGGCCACGCCGATCCTGGTCGACGGACTGCTGGTGCTGCCGACGCCGCTCGGCCGCGTGCTCGCGCTCGATCCGGCGAGCGGCGCCGAGCGCTGGCGCTTCGACGCGACCGGGACGGAGCGCCGCTATCCCGAATTCACCTCGCGCGGCGTGGCGTCCTGGCAGGACGCGGAAGCGAAGCCCGGCGCTCCGTGCCGCCGGCGCATCTTCGCGGCGACGTTCGAGTCGCGGCTCTTCTCGCTCGACGTCGCCACCGGCAAGCGCTGCGCCGACTTCGGGCGCGACGGCGAGGTGTCGCTGCGCGAGGGCGTCGGCGCGCTGCACGACTGGGACTACACGATCACCTCGCCGCCGCTCGTCGCGGGCGACCGGGTCGTGGTCGGCTCGGCGATGAGCGACAACCAGCGCGTCGACATGCCGCGCGGGATCGTGCGCGCCTACGACGCGCGCAGCGGCCGCCTGCTCTGGGCCTGGGACCCGATTCCGCGCAGCGGCGAAGACCCGGCGTTCCGCGAGTGGAAGTCCGAGCAGGCGGCGCGCGTGGGCGCGGCCAACGCCTGGTCGATCCTCTCCTACGACGCGGAGCGCGAGCTGGTCTTCGTGCCGACCTCGAGCCCGAGCCCCGACTACTTCGGCGGCGAGCGCGTCGGCGACAACCGCCACGCGAACTCCGTCGTCGCGCTGCGCGCGAAGAGCGGCGAGCTGGCCTGGCAGTTCCAGGTCGTGCACCACGATCTCTGGGACTACGACGTGCCCGCTCAGCCGGTCCTGACCGAGATCCTGCACGAGGGCCGGCTCGTGCCGGTGGTCGTGCAGGCGACCAAGATGGGCTTCCTGTTCGTGCTGCACCGCGACACCGGCGTGCCGGTGTTCCCCGTCGAGGAGCGGCCCGTGCCGCCGAGCGACGTGCCGGGCGAGGTCGTCTCGCCGACGCAGCCCTTCCCGACGGTGTATCCGAACCTGGTCCCGACGACGCTCTCGCCCGACGACGCGTGGGGTCTCACGCCGCTCGACCGCGAGAGCTGCCGCGAGAAGATCGCGGCGCTGCGCAACGAGGGCATCTACACGCCGCCGAGCCTGCGCGGCACGCTGATGTTCCCGGGAAACGCGGGCGGCACGAACTGGGGCAGCGTCGCGATCGAGCCCTCGCGCCGGATCGCGATCGTGAACCAGACCGTGCTCGCCTACGCGGTGCAGCTGATCCCACGCGAGAAGTTCGAGGCCGAGAAGGCGGAGGCGGGCCGCGGGCTGCTGGGCCTGCGGGAGTTCGCGCCGCAGGCGGGAACGCCGTACGGGCTGCGCCGCGAGCCGCTGGTCTCGCCGGTGTACCTGCCGTGCAACCCGCCGCCCTGGGGGACGCTCGCGGCCGTCTCGCTCGACACCGGAAAGCTGCTCTGGCAGGTGCCGCTCGGAACCGTTCCCGACCAGCTGCGGATTCCGATTCCGATCGACATGGGGCTTCCGAACCTGGGCGGGCCGCTCGTCACCGCGGGCGGGCTCGCCTTCATCAGCGCGGCGATGGACGGGATCCTGCGCGCGGTCGACCTCGACACCGGCGCCGAGCTCTGGAGCGATCGGCTTCCCGCCGGCGGCAACGCGAATCCGATGACCTATCGCGCCGCGGACGGACGGCAGTACGTGCTGATCGCGGCCGGAGGACACGGAAAGCTCGGCACCCGGCGCGGCGACTGGGTGGTCGCCTACGCGCTGCCGCGGCCGGGCTAG
- a CDS encoding aminotransferase class III-fold pyridoxal phosphate-dependent enzyme gives MSPREPAQRHLIPHFTRSAVWRAADLPVLERGKGCYVWDTSGERWLDGLSGLFCVNIGHGREDLADAAAAQMRKLAFATNWGYAHPPSLEASRMIAELAPGDLDHVFFVSSGSEAVESALKLARNHHLARGETKRVKVIARTWSYHGTTLGALSVTGIPAMREPFAPMLWDGVVRVPNTLDAEPGAPGASARELPCVREIEAAILREGPENVSMLIAEPVQNGRGAVVAPDGYWPELRRICDAYGVLLCADEVINAFGRLGHWFASDRVGVVPDLITFAKGVTSAYQPLAGVVARRGLVEAIWDSPGGSFVHGSTFGGHPVATAVAVANMTALREEKVLENVLANEGYLRARLEAVAARHACVREVRGQGYFYAVELMADRESGRDLDAAQTAALRGGLLLQYIREAKILIRPDDRGATFMAIAPPLVADRAVLDDVAERLDRICTRVDQFLGGKPR, from the coding sequence ATGTCACCCCGCGAGCCCGCGCAGCGCCATCTGATCCCCCACTTCACGCGCAGCGCGGTGTGGCGCGCGGCCGACCTGCCGGTGCTCGAGCGCGGAAAGGGCTGCTACGTCTGGGACACCTCGGGCGAGCGCTGGCTCGACGGTCTCTCGGGCCTGTTCTGCGTGAACATCGGGCACGGGCGCGAGGACCTCGCGGACGCGGCGGCCGCGCAGATGCGCAAGCTCGCCTTCGCCACGAACTGGGGCTACGCGCATCCGCCGTCGCTCGAGGCGTCGCGCATGATCGCGGAGCTCGCGCCGGGCGATCTCGACCACGTCTTCTTCGTGAGCTCCGGGTCGGAGGCAGTCGAGTCGGCGCTGAAGCTGGCGCGGAACCATCACCTCGCGCGCGGCGAGACGAAGCGCGTGAAGGTGATCGCGCGAACCTGGTCGTACCACGGCACGACGCTGGGCGCGCTCTCGGTGACGGGCATCCCCGCGATGCGGGAGCCTTTCGCGCCGATGCTCTGGGACGGCGTGGTGCGCGTGCCGAACACGCTGGACGCGGAGCCCGGCGCGCCCGGCGCGAGCGCCCGCGAGCTGCCCTGCGTGCGCGAGATCGAAGCGGCGATCCTGCGCGAGGGGCCCGAGAACGTCTCGATGCTGATCGCCGAGCCGGTGCAGAACGGCCGCGGCGCGGTCGTGGCGCCCGACGGCTACTGGCCGGAGCTGCGCAGGATCTGCGACGCGTACGGCGTGCTGCTCTGCGCCGACGAGGTGATCAACGCCTTCGGCCGGCTCGGGCACTGGTTCGCGAGCGACCGCGTCGGCGTCGTGCCCGACCTGATCACGTTCGCGAAGGGCGTGACCTCGGCGTACCAACCGCTCGCGGGCGTGGTCGCGCGGCGCGGGCTCGTCGAGGCGATCTGGGATTCGCCGGGCGGCTCGTTCGTGCACGGCTCGACGTTCGGCGGCCACCCGGTGGCGACGGCGGTCGCGGTCGCGAACATGACGGCGCTTCGCGAGGAGAAGGTTCTGGAGAACGTGCTCGCGAACGAGGGCTATCTGCGCGCGCGCCTCGAAGCGGTGGCCGCGCGGCACGCCTGTGTGCGCGAGGTGCGCGGACAGGGCTACTTCTACGCCGTCGAGCTGATGGCCGACCGCGAGTCGGGCCGCGACCTCGACGCGGCGCAGACCGCCGCCCTGCGCGGAGGGCTGCTGCTCCAGTACATCCGCGAGGCGAAGATCCTGATCCGCCCCGACGATCGCGGCGCCACGTTCATGGCGATCGCGCCGCCGCTCGTCGCCGACCGCGCCGTGCTCGACGACGTGGCCGAGCGCCTCGATCGCATCTGCACGAGAGTCGACCAGTTCCTTGGAGGGAAGCCCCGATGA
- the xsc gene encoding sulfoacetaldehyde acetyltransferase: protein MTRMSASEAFVETLVAHGVTDVFGIVGSAYMDALDLFPPAGIRFWSVAHEQNAAHMADGYSRVTGRHGVCIAQNGPGITNFVTAIAAAYWAHSPVVCITPEAGTMGIGSGGFQETEQLPIFSKITKFQTHVNRHERIAELTHRAFVLALAERGPVQINIPRDLFFGEADYEIRAPQPLERGPGGAQALEAAAKLLAGARFPVIMAGGGVLMGDGQRELVALAEHLSAPVIASYLHNDAFPARHPLACGPIGYQGAKSAMHVVAQADVVLCLGTRLGPFGTLPQHGIDYWPKQAKLIQVDSDHRMLGLVKEVAVAVHGDARAAAADLLSRTKNLEVAAHKTRTERLAEIARRKQEWEAELSGWSSANGSPVSPRRALRELERAMPRRAMVTTDIGNICSVANSYLRFDEPLSMFAPMMWGNCGYALPTAMGCKVAAPDRPAIAYVGDGAWGMSQTEIMTCVRDRIAVVAVVFNNRQWGAEKRNQIDYYGSRFVGSDLDNPSFAGIARAMGADGVTVDAPDRIGDALRAAVASGRPTVLEILCNDELGEPFRRDALRTPVRLLPKYRAFGN, encoded by the coding sequence ATGACCCGGATGTCTGCCAGCGAAGCCTTCGTCGAGACGCTCGTCGCGCACGGCGTGACCGACGTGTTCGGCATCGTCGGCTCGGCCTACATGGACGCGCTCGACCTGTTTCCGCCCGCGGGGATCCGCTTCTGGTCGGTGGCGCACGAGCAGAACGCCGCGCACATGGCCGACGGATACAGCCGCGTGACCGGGCGCCACGGCGTCTGCATCGCGCAGAACGGGCCGGGGATCACCAACTTCGTCACCGCGATCGCCGCCGCGTACTGGGCGCACTCGCCGGTGGTGTGCATCACGCCCGAGGCCGGCACGATGGGGATCGGCAGCGGCGGCTTCCAGGAGACGGAGCAGCTGCCGATCTTCTCGAAGATCACCAAGTTCCAGACGCACGTGAACCGGCACGAGCGGATCGCCGAGCTCACGCACCGCGCGTTCGTGCTCGCGCTCGCGGAGCGCGGACCGGTGCAGATCAACATTCCGCGCGACCTGTTCTTCGGCGAGGCCGACTACGAGATCCGCGCGCCGCAGCCGCTCGAGCGCGGGCCCGGCGGCGCGCAGGCGCTCGAGGCCGCTGCGAAGCTGCTCGCCGGCGCGCGCTTCCCGGTGATCATGGCCGGCGGGGGCGTTCTGATGGGCGACGGCCAGCGCGAGCTGGTGGCGCTGGCCGAGCACCTCTCTGCGCCGGTGATCGCGTCGTACCTGCACAACGACGCGTTCCCCGCGAGGCATCCGCTCGCGTGCGGCCCGATCGGCTACCAGGGCGCGAAGTCGGCCATGCACGTGGTCGCGCAGGCCGACGTGGTTCTGTGTCTTGGCACGCGGCTGGGCCCGTTCGGCACGCTTCCACAGCACGGCATCGACTACTGGCCCAAGCAGGCGAAGCTGATCCAGGTCGATTCGGACCACCGCATGCTCGGCCTGGTGAAGGAGGTCGCCGTGGCCGTGCACGGCGACGCTCGCGCGGCGGCCGCCGACCTGCTCTCGCGCACCAAGAACCTGGAGGTGGCCGCGCACAAGACGCGCACCGAGCGGCTGGCCGAGATCGCGCGTCGCAAGCAGGAGTGGGAAGCGGAGCTCTCGGGCTGGTCGTCGGCGAACGGTTCGCCGGTCTCGCCGCGCCGCGCGCTGCGCGAGCTCGAGCGCGCGATGCCGAGGCGCGCGATGGTGACGACCGACATCGGCAACATCTGCTCGGTCGCAAACAGCTACCTGCGCTTCGACGAGCCGCTCTCGATGTTCGCGCCGATGATGTGGGGCAACTGCGGCTACGCGCTGCCGACCGCGATGGGCTGCAAGGTGGCCGCGCCCGACCGGCCCGCGATCGCGTACGTCGGCGACGGCGCCTGGGGCATGAGTCAGACCGAGATCATGACCTGCGTGCGCGACCGGATCGCGGTGGTCGCGGTGGTGTTCAACAACCGCCAGTGGGGCGCCGAGAAGCGCAACCAGATCGACTACTACGGCAGCCGCTTCGTGGGCTCCGACCTGGACAACCCGTCGTTTGCGGGGATCGCGCGGGCGATGGGCGCGGACGGCGTGACCGTCGACGCGCCCGACCGGATCGGAGACGCGCTGCGCGCGGCGGTCGCCTCGGGGCGCCCGACCGTGCTCGAGATCCTCTGCAACGACGAGCTCGGCGAGCCGTTCCGCCGCGACGCCCTGCGCACCCCCGTGCGCCTGCTGCCCAAGTACCGCGCGTTCGGCAATTGA